A genomic window from Pecten maximus chromosome 4, xPecMax1.1, whole genome shotgun sequence includes:
- the LOC117325073 gene encoding LOW QUALITY PROTEIN: uncharacterized protein LOC117325073 (The sequence of the model RefSeq protein was modified relative to this genomic sequence to represent the inferred CDS: inserted 2 bases in 1 codon) has protein sequence MGCPCLPVCFSIYIIISLLLHVGEVVLNTFFVVYLFPSLETWFTVVLGLMMLPMVLVQLVSALLLLQKRGEHLTXAGRPFSTAIIHILQLGFVWRHLRIIKETEVLWKKRDLADLLLLRLFYAFSASLPILGVQAYFIIFKGVEDTIIICAATVTLFSTCWVLSSFRRRNETEDIENIVLSCPGTIFRLLWRLGELVSRVLSLAVFASVYHYWVFVVTGLHWLTMLVCICTSFLAVLEIKAANRCYKFFLCMLISYMYVFCHVNFSSNGAQFRYITYYVIMFLENGVLTTVWYFSVQGLVDKFKVYTLLFIICSAFLISIISMMIYYKLFHIPMSDISKENRSNLCVQDGCINCKLSLCVKHSKMLQRPFSAGWISQYQEALLNGDYYKNLLQDSFIDSENECKSTTTESCSGKEEQTDNKEDDVSPFTRKTLSFQSNGTYSHRRFIRTDVQTLAAPKDHYDSESMLSYIAPTVPTGSSAGGDSSDESDISVPLPQLQGSPANSETRLLTDSWDNLQQDNLGFDPSTKKMLPGFRPIPAQNLEDWYSDGYSTDHTESVYQLPITVLAKMKSSRSKCRDRTSLASDSTECTMCRNMKSYKLIRKYSRASSVLSKEDVIEEEREVDKDKQPILSEPVYLYSQKKDIRALIQDPRRFTEPDPVYTDSSRGQAWYNCSESGDSAFPQEYFSSSNFETTFDEDEDGISESSYELII, from the exons ATGGGGTGTCCATGTTTACCCGTGTGCTTTAgcatttacattataatatcattattacttCACGTTGGTGAAGTGGTATTGAATACATTTTTCGTGGTGTATCTGTTTCCCTCCCTGGAAACATGGTTCACAGTGGTCCTCGGACTGATGATGTTGCCGATGGTGCTGGTTCAGCTTGTTTCTGCACTGCTTCTCCTCCAGAAGCGCGGTGAACACCTGAC TGCTGGCAGGCCTTTCTCTACTGCTATCATTCACATCCTCCAGCTCGGTTTTGTCTGGAGACATCTCCGGATCATCAAGGAAACTGAAGTCCTATGGAAAAAGAGGGACCTGGCAGATCTGCTATTGCTGAGACTGTTTTATGCGTTTTCAGCGAGTTTACCTATCCTTGGAGTCCAGGCCTATTTCATCATCTTCAAAGGAGTTGAGGATACGATCATCATATGTGCTGCAACAGTTACACTATTTTCGACATGTTGGGTTCTAAGTAGCTTTAGACGTCGCAACGAAACTGAGGATATTGAGAACATAGTACTTTCGTGTCCTGGTACAATATTTCGGTTGCTATGGAGACTGGGAGAACTTGTTTCGCGTGTGTTATCCCTGGCTGTGTTTGCCTCTGTCTACCATTACTGGGTATTCGTGGTGACAGGATTACACTGGCTCACAATGCTAGTGTGTATCTGTACATCCTTTCTTGCCGTACTTGAGATTAAGGCGGCCAACCGTTGCTACAAGTTTTTCCTTTGCATGCTGATATCctatatgtatgtgttctgCCATGTCAACTTCAGCAGCAATGGCGCCCAGTTCCGTTATATAACTTATTACGTGATTATGTTCCTTGAGAATGGAGTTCTGACAACTGTGTGGTACTTCAGCGTCCAAGGATTAGTGGATAAGTTCAAAGTCTACACTCTACTCTTTATTATCTGTAGTGCTTTCCTCATATCTATCATATCCATGATGATTTATTATAAGCTTTTCCACATTCCGATGTCGGATATATCAAAAGAGAACCGTTCAAATTTGTGTGTACAGGATGGATGTATAAATTGTAAGCTCAGTCTCTGTGTCAAACACAGCAAGATGTTACAACGACCTTTTAGTGCTGGGTGGATCTCCCAGTACCAGGAGGCACTCCTCAACGGGGATTACTACAAAAACCTCCTCCAAGACTCGTTCATTGACTCAGAAAATGAGTGTAAATCTACAACAACTGAGTCTTGTTCTGGCAAGGAAGAACAGACTGATAACAAGGAGGATGATGTGAGTCCATTTACGAGAAAGACATTAAGTTTTCAGTCTAACGGTACATACAGTCACCGTCGATTTATCAGAACTGACGTTCAGACTTTGGCAGCTCCAAAAGACCATTATGACTCTGAAAGCATGTTGTCTTATATAGCGCCAACTGTACCTACAGGGTCAAGTGCTGGTGGTGACTCGTCAGATGAAAGTGACATTTCTGTACCCCTTCCTCAGCTCCAAGGTAGTCCTGCCAATAGTGAGACTCGCTTACTTACTGACAGTTGGGACAATCTACAACAAGACAATTTGGGATTTGATCCAAGTACAAAGAAAATGTTGCCAGGGTTCCGACCCATCCCTGCCCAGAATTTGGAAGATTGGTACTCAGACGGTTACAGTACAGACCACACAGAATCAGTGTACCAGCTCCCCATTACAGTTCTTGCCAAAATGAAAAGTAGCAGATCAAAGTGTAGAGATCGTACTTCTTTAGCCTCAGACTCAACTGAGTGCACCATGTGTAGAAACATGAAATCCTACAAACTTATCCGTAAATATTCTCGGGCATCCAGTGTATTGTCAAAGGAGGACGTTATTGAGGAGGAACGCGAGGTTGATAAAGATAAACAGCCTATCCTCAGTGAACCAGTGTACTTATATTCACAGAAAAAAGACATCAGGGCTCTGATACAGGACCCCAGACGTTTTACAGAGCCGGACCCGGTATATACCGACTCATCGAGGGGTCAGGCATGGTACAACTGTAGTGAGTCAGGAGACAGTGCATTCCCACAGGAGTACTTCAGTTCTAGTAACTTTGAAACAACTTTCGATGAGGATGAGGATGGTATTAGTGAATCCAGTTATGAACTCATAATATAG